The Verrucomicrobiota bacterium genomic interval TTTGTACGGAGGCCGACGCGATCCTGGTGCGCTGGCGCAAGATCACGCCGGCTATGATCAAGACTTACCGCCGCTGCAAAATTCTCATCCGCTACGGCGTGGGGTTCGATAATATCGACGTGAACGCGGCGACGGAGGCGGGCATTCTGGTCGGCCATTTGCCGCTGTATTGCCTCGATGAAGTCTCCACGCACACGGTGGCCCTATGGCTGGCGTGCGTCCGCCGTGTGGTGGAGACGCATCAGAAGCTGGTGGGCGGCGGTTGGGATGCGAATCCGCCCGCACCGGTCTTCTGCACGCGAGGCAAAACATTTGGTCTGATCGGGCTGGGCAACATCGGCCAGTCCGTCGCGCGCAAGTTGGCCGGTTGGGGAATGACTTTGCTGGCGAGCGATCCCTTCGTGGACCCGAAGAGCGCGCAGGAACTGGGCGTCCGGCTCGTCGATCAAGAGACGTTGTTGCGCGAGTCCGACTACGTTTCCTTGCACGTGCCATTGCTGCCCGAGACGCGGCACCTTATGAGCGAACCGCAATTCGCGCAGATGAAGCCGGGCGCGATCCTGGTCAACACCGCGCGCGGACCGGTCGTCGATGCGAAAGCGCTGCTGGGCGCCTTGAACCGCGGTCATCTGGCGCTTGCGGCGCTGGACGTCTTTGAAGAGGAACCGCCGCAGGCGAATTCTCCGCTTCGCACTCATCCGCGCATGATCTTGAGCGATCACGTCGCGTGGTATTCGGAGGAATCCCAGGCGGAACTGAAAGTCAGCGCGGCGGAGGAAGCCGTCCGCGTTTGCCAGGGAGGCTTGCCGCGGTCGATCGCGAATCCGGAAGTGCTCCACCGCCTGGGTCGCTTCAAAGAGTGGGCGCCGACGGAGATGTATCAATGGCAGATGCGACGGTTGGAGGCGTTAAATCGTTAAAAACGTTCGAAAGGGCATGCGCAACCGCTTACTCCTCGTTGCTCTCCCGGCTTTGGAGGCCATTGTTGTCTGGCTCCAAAAATCGAGAACTGAAACCTCCGGACCGCGGTACGACGGCCGATCGGTCAAGTACTGGGTGCAGAAATACACACGCCATCCACGCCGTGATACGCCGTCGGGAGGGTTCGGAGCGCACGATCCAGTTCTGCAGCGCGTGCTCGAAATCGGCACCAATGCCATTCCCCTTCTCCTGCTCGAACTGGATTACGAGAGTCTGATCTCCGATGGCTTCCTTCGCATTGCGACCTTGGGAATTCGTGATTTTGGCCAGAATGACATCCGCATCAATGCCGAGATGGCAGTCAAAGAGATTGGAGGGCGTTCACTGCCGCTCCTTCTAAGTGAGCTAAATGCAAGCGATGGGCGGATGCGCAAGGGAGCAGCGTCCGTTCTGCATCTTTTCCACAAGGATGACGTCGAGGTGATTCCGGCTCTGATTCGCGCCCTGCAAGATGCAGAGTTTCGCGTTCGTGGCCATGACGCGGACTCTCTTGGTCGGATCGGACTCGATGCGAAGCCAGCCGTCACTCCGTTGTTAGCCTGGCTCAAAGCTGACCCCTCTTTTGTGACGTTGCTTGTGGTGAGCGGTGCGGTGCGGAAGATTGATCCGCAGAATCAAGAATTGCGCGCGATCTTGATGGAGTTAGCGGAGGCGAATGAAATCGGTGGCCTTGGCCCAGCCGAGATTCGTTTCCTCAATCAGCATGCTTCGAGGATCTTGGCAGAGATAAAAAGGGGCCCGATTCGGCCGGCCAGTCAATAGCCCCATATCATGAAGCACAGACGCCACGAACGAGGAGAGTTATCCGTGTCAGCGCGATTGGATGAGAAGTTGGAAGGGTCGCCCCAGGTGCTCGGGATGGACGAGCGTTTGGAGCTGCCGCAGGCGCGCAGGGGTCCAGGTTGCGAACGATTGCGGGGACCGCTCGATTTGCTTCACGATTTCGGTCAGAAATCTGGATTGCGGGAGCAATCCTTCCGTCCGCAGGCCGGCATCCTCGCCTTGCTGTTGAAGCGCGCCGAAATTCACGTGGCTGGTCAGATCTTGTTCTCCGGCGCTTCCCAGCAAATCGGAACTCACTTGGTGCCGATGATAAGCGCGGAGCGTTCCGTTGGCGCGGTGCGGCGCGAAGAATTCTTCAGCCAGCAGGCCATAGTCGATGGTCAGCAGCTTGCCCCGAGCCAGCCGGGAGGCGGCTTGAGTCCACCACGCTTCAGCCGCAGGAGAGATTTCGCTGGTAAAGCCATCAGGCAATGCCGCTGCCAGTTCCGGGGGCAAAACGGGCCCGCTGACCGTTTGCCTTGGCTCTGTTTGAGCGTGCTTTCCGGTTGGCAGTTTGACCCACCCAAAACGTCCTTCTTCCCAGCTCACAGCCCATTCGAACCACCGGCGCTCGCCGGCGTCCCATCCGAGTCGGTGCACAGGGAAGGAGTCCAAGAGTTCATTGCTGAAGAGGACGCCGCGGATGCTCTGAGGCGGAATCGATTCCCAGGAACTGAACCATCGAAAGCGCCCGTCGAACTCGCGCAACGTTTCGGACTGGCGGCGTTGCCGGTCGGTCGAGGGTTCCAAAATCCAGTACTCCAGTTGTGTCAGTAGGTCCGCTCGGTGTCTGCAAAACCACGACAGGACATCCAACGCCAAACGCCCATCGTGCGCGCCGGCTTCAACAATTTGCAGGAGAAGACGAGATTCGCGGTGAACCTGGTTTTCTCCCTTTCTTCCCTGCAAAGGGAGGAGAGGGTTGGGGAGAGGAGGGCCGTTTTCAGAGGATTTCCCC includes:
- a CDS encoding C-terminal binding protein, with amino-acid sequence MAKFKVVMVKHGYPSVEPERKVVTEAGGEFFDGDQLSDAEEDRLCTEADAILVRWRKITPAMIKTYRRCKILIRYGVGFDNIDVNAATEAGILVGHLPLYCLDEVSTHTVALWLACVRRVVETHQKLVGGGWDANPPAPVFCTRGKTFGLIGLGNIGQSVARKLAGWGMTLLASDPFVDPKSAQELGVRLVDQETLLRESDYVSLHVPLLPETRHLMSEPQFAQMKPGAILVNTARGPVVDAKALLGALNRGHLALAALDVFEEEPPQANSPLRTHPRMILSDHVAWYSEESQAELKVSAAEEAVRVCQGGLPRSIANPEVLHRLGRFKEWAPTEMYQWQMRRLEALNR